The following DNA comes from Candidatus Hydrogenedentota bacterium.
GTTTTCTTCGGTAAGGCCTTGCGCGAACATGGACAACTGGACGTCGATGCCGGATTCGAGCATGCGGCGCTCCTTGTTGGCCTCGTATTCGTCGAACACGGCCAGCTCATCCGCCGTCAATACCGTCGCCAACTGGTCGCGAAGTTTCTTGCCCTGCGCCTCCATATTCTTGCGCATCTCCTCGGGGTCCCCTTTGGCGTTCATGGCATCGAACCCCTGGGTGACCTGCTCGGAGAGGGAATCGATCATCATTTCCCGCACTTTGGCTTCGGTCTCGGGTGGAAGGTTCAACTCCTTGAAAAGTCCGCCGTACATGGTTGGGATGCTCATCTGGGCCGACATGCGCGCCATGTTCTTGCCCTGCTCGCCCGAGAACATCGCCGCGAACGGGTTACCTTTCGCTCCCGCTGCTCCCTCTTCCGGCGGCTTCTGCAGCGCCTGCATCATGGCCTTCAGCGCCTCCGCGCCCTGTGCGCCCTCAGCCGGCGGCGAAACGGCCGCGGCTGCCGCGTCGGCCTGCTGGACCTTCTCGACGCGCGCCTCGAGGTCCCGGACCTCCCGGGCGGCTTCGTCCACCCGCGCACCCATCTCATCGACGGTCTTCTTCATGGCGGCACTGGCCTGATTGGCCGCCGCAAGACGCGCATCCAGGTCGTCCGCAAGTCTCTTTTGCCCCAGACCCCAGAAGAAGGCGCCTATTGCCGCCACCAGCATAACCGCCGCCACGAGCCATCCCGCTGCCTTGCCCATGTCCCTCTCCTTTGAGACGCTTCCGTCCCCATCTGCCGCCGTGAAATTCGCCCGCTTGATTACCAGCATAGTACAACCGGGGCTCGGGGATATTCACTAGCGGAACGCCTGCCCCAAGAAAGGCGCGCAGGAATTCGCTGCCTGCGGAAGATAATGGCGGACAGCCTTTGACGCCTTCCTTATTCCGCGAGCCCGCCGCCCGTCACGCGGCCCCGTGCCAGGGCTTCAGCGCCGTCAGGAGCGGCTGTCAAACAGGCGGCGCGGCTGTGGAATCTCTGTTTGCGGAACTTTGCCCAGCAGAGTGGGCGGGTATATCACATGAATGGGGCCCTCGCGCTCACCGTGAAACCAGGCGGCCAGCTGCTCGAATCCCTCGCCGGTCGCATCAAACTGGGGCAGCCACATCTGCGCACAGGCCTCGGGCAATACGGCCTCGTTCTCACGATAGCTCCACGTCAGGACTTCAAAGTCTTCACCGAGCGTGCGGCCCGCCCGCCGCGCGCCGCTGCGCAGCGAAGCCCCGTCCTCGGTCGCGCTGCAATCAATAAGAGCCGTGACGCTGGCATCCATCAGCAGCCGGTGCACACAGCGGATGGCGTCGTGACTATCGAACGACACCGCGCGTATGAGCGATTCGTCCGGCGGGATCCCGGCCTCTTCGAGGGCGCGCAAATACCCGCGGCGGCGCTCGGCGCCGGGCTGAAATCCCGTAAAAGCCTTCAGCATAGCAATGCGCCTGTGCCCACGCTCAATCAAGAATTTCGTGCTCTCGTAGGCGCCCAGCTCGAAGTCGACCGTCGCGCAACTCAGTTCCGGAAACCCGTCCAAACGGCTGAGCGCCAGGTAGGGCGCCCCCCAATCGTGGATACGTTTCACCGTCGTATCGTCGAGCGGCAACGGCCCCGCAACCACGCAGCCCCGGTAGAGCTGCTGCCACAGACCGCGCGCATAGTCCCCGTTCGTGGAACTGCCGGAAGGATTGATGTCAAAGCAAATGTATTCCCCGCGCGACCCAAACAGTTTCAGCAGGCGCCCAAACAGCCACAACAGCACTTCTTCGCTGATCGGCACAACATCCAGCGACACCGGCAGTGTCAGGCCGATACATGCCGTGCCGCCCCCTCGAAGGGACCGCGCACCGATGTGCGGGTGATACCCCACCCGTTCAATAATGTCCAAAATGCGCTGGCGGGTCTTCTCGGCAACCCCTTCTTTGCGATTCAATACCTTGCTGACAGTCTTGGCCGAGACTCCCGCCTCCATCGCGATATCGTAAATGGTCCGATGTCTTCCTCTGCCCGCGTCCGTCATACGGCAACGCCCCCTGTTCCGTCTCTCGTCTATGGCCTGATCCCTAGGATACTCTAATCCCACCCTCGGGTCAAAACCCCGCCAAACGCCCGGGTATACATCCCAAATTGCGGACAAGCCGCAGTCCCTGGCACTAGGTACATATAGTAACTGGTTACCTATCCTCCATATTAAATGCATGCTTTTCGATTTATTTTCCATGCTATATACGGGAAGTTTGACATAAGCCAGATATTCGTGCTAGGCTTATCGTTAGGTAATCGGTTACTGCAGGGGCTGGAATTCAATGATCGAAAGCGTATTCTCAGAAAGGTGCCGTCCCGTTGGGCAACGACAACTGAGAGCGATGGTTAGAAATCATGTTGAAGCGGATGACCGTAGGTGAAGCGCACTTGAGGGATTCCATTGCGGGTGATGTAGGCGCGCGCGGTGACGGGCATGGTGCCGGTCCAGCCTACGGATTCGGGTTGGTGTTCGTCCCAGCGGTCTACTTCGATGACGCGTCCGTGGGCGAGGATGCGGTAGGTGATGCGCGTTTTAGCCTGTGGGCCGACTTGCGCACGCGAGCGTCCGATGATGGTCCCGTGGAGGTGAAGCCCTTCGTGTGTTGGCTGAGCCACTGTTTGATGCTTGCTAGGCATTTTTCTCCGACTCCTTTTTCACTGGCTAGGGTGGTCATGTAGGCGTTTACAACTTGGTTACTGGTATGCAGTTCGAGCGAAGACAGTATCTTGGTGAAACGTCCCAAGCCCATGTCCTGGATGGGAATGGAGGGCACGTCGGGAACGCGCCAGAAGTTGTATTTGTCGTAGCTGAAGGATTCCCCGGTGCGTTGGACGTGGTACAGGCTGGTGGCGAGGCGTCGTGCGACGGCGCCGCAGGCTTTGCGGAATCCGCCTTTGGGGTGGGATCGCATGAGTTTGTATCCCCAGCGTCCGAAGGGTTCGTTGCGTTTCTGGATGAGCTGTCCGGCGGCTTGCATGAGGGCGTGGTGCAGGGTCTTGTTGCCGCCGCGCCGGACGTGTTGGGCGACTTTGCCGGCGGATATTTTGAGCGACGGGTCGCATCCGGCAAAGGCGGCGAGTGCTTTGGCGCTGGGGAAGCGGTGCACGGCGACGATTTCGGCCATCCACAACAGGGCGGTCAGCGGGCCGATGCCGGGCACAGTTTCCAGCAGGGGCATGAGTTGTTTTCC
Coding sequences within:
- a CDS encoding LacI family DNA-binding transcriptional regulator, which encodes MTDAGRGRHRTIYDIAMEAGVSAKTVSKVLNRKEGVAEKTRQRILDIIERVGYHPHIGARSLRGGGTACIGLTLPVSLDVVPISEEVLLWLFGRLLKLFGSRGEYICFDINPSGSSTNGDYARGLWQQLYRGCVVAGPLPLDDTTVKRIHDWGAPYLALSRLDGFPELSCATVDFELGAYESTKFLIERGHRRIAMLKAFTGFQPGAERRRGYLRALEEAGIPPDESLIRAVSFDSHDAIRCVHRLLMDASVTALIDCSATEDGASLRSGARRAGRTLGEDFEVLTWSYRENEAVLPEACAQMWLPQFDATGEGFEQLAAWFHGEREGPIHVIYPPTLLGKVPQTEIPQPRRLFDSRS